A single window of Lutzomyia longipalpis isolate SR_M1_2022 chromosome 1, ASM2433408v1 DNA harbors:
- the LOC129794772 gene encoding zinc finger protein 429, producing MCSKVLPCPLCSHPNFESVDALRISLVKVANHPLMCPVCNEVLLGLDKFTIHLFSHTIDTHLVAPAVCKEETTSIQPAAEVMVDVKINPQPSQCDICSFLFRDMNLLQIHQNLMHKAPETGAKDAQEGTMAKFQCHLCQKTFKMKGSLRVHLRVVHLYGVEQEPEARRLTEKLKLTEETPNKVNIPPHERCDETFSAPTTRLPTTPSESLPNPQSVAAPQAAADAAKSWECDICAKSFTTKYFLKKHKRLHTGEMPYSCTICGKTFTFQQSYHKHLLYHSDEKPHVCSTCGRAFKELSTLHNHERIHSGEKPFSCETCGKSFRQRVSYLVHRRIHTGAMPYKCTACAKSFRYKVSQRTHKCPAQPPGTVIRQSGDLLQKLLQNASLTPADTDLTFDELNSHGGSDLISQTIDDIVKESCDKMGLSETCSEIFGGISSNAAEDSAASPSDKLQNLCLYSPGQMETINEDSFKQLLYGDGNL from the exons ATGTGCTCCAAAGTGCTCCCCTGTCCACTGTGTAGTCATCCGAATTTTGAGAGTGTCGATGCACTCAGAATAAGCCTCGTGAAAGTCGCAAATCACCCACTAATGTGCCCCGTGTGCAATGAAGTTCTCCTGGGACTCGATAAGTTCACAATTCATCTCTTCAGTCACACCATTGATACCCATCTTGTTGCTCCAGCTGTGTGCAAGGAGGAGACGACGAGCATACAACCAGCAGCAGAGGTGATGGTTGATGTGAAAATTAACCCGCAACCATCACAGTGTGATATTTGCTCCTTCCTCTTTCGTGACATGAATCTCCTGCAAATTCATCAGAATCTCATGCACAAAGCACCCGAGACGGGGGCTAAGGATGCACAGGAGGGGACAATGGCGAAATTCCAGTGTCATCTGTGCCAGAAGACGTTCAAAATGAAGGGATCACTGCGCGTTCATTTGCGTGTTGTGCATCTCTATGGGGTTGAGCAAGAGCCAGAGGCGAGGCGACTCACTGAGAAGCTAAAATTAACCGAGGAGACACCGAATAAAGTAAATATTCCACCACATGAGCGATGcgatgaaacattttcagcaCCCACCACACGGCTGCCCACAACACCGTCGGAGAGTCTCCCGAATCCACAGAGCGTTGCAGCACCTCAGGCTGCTGCTGATGCTGCAAAATCATGGGAATGCGACATTTGCGCCAAATCCTTCACGACAAAATACTTCCTAAAGAAGCACAAACGTCTCCATACAG GTGAAATGCCCTATTCGTGCACTATCTGCGGTAAAACATTCACTTTCCAGCAATCCTACCACAAACACCTGCTCTATCACAGCGATGAGAAGCCACACGTGTGCTCCACGTGTGGACGGGCTTTCAAGGAACTCTCCACGCTGCACAATCACGAACGTATCCATAGTGGGGAGAAGCCCTTCAGCTGTGAAACCTGCG GAAAATCCTTCAGGCAGAGAGTCTCCTACCTGGTACACAGGAGAATCCACACGGGTGCAATGCCCTACAAATGCACCGCATGTGCCAAGAGTTTCCGCTACAAAGTCTCCCAGAGGACGCATAAATGTCCAGCTCAGCCTCCGGGCACCGTAATCCGCCAATCGGGGGATCTGCTGCAGAAACTCCTGCAGAATGCCTCCCTCACACCGGCAGACACTGATCTTACGTTCGACGAACTTAATTCGCACGGCGGAAGTGATCTCATTAGTCAGACAATTGATGACATCGTGAAGGAGTCCTGTGACAAAATggggctcagtgagacatgCTCAGAGATCTTTGGGGGTATATCATCCAATGCTGCGGAGGACAGTGCAGCCAGCCCATCGGATAAGCTGCAAAATCTCTGTCTCTACTCTCCCGGGCAAATGGAGACCATCAATGAGGATTCATTCAAGCAGCTTCTCTACGGAGATGGGAATTTGTGA
- the LOC129794783 gene encoding uncharacterized protein LOC129794783, producing the protein MLLAGPSQSSSYSYASPRLSNISSRTSLSSKSTSNESIPISSASSRLMKSFTVHLNRGTELLKQTVQRAILSKVPTPSKELRTVAPTKYHKDPDRYRTNTASTDSLEAEFCHFRPIRPYPVSLQANWLYRRLPKSPQAVYYRPRANGKEIPLIQVGKKPVVLSKGPSAFCSLSPQQQQPNARETFKAPAGDVKTRQMRKRKLPEEEKPPQAVSAPKMVRVTRSTSRKNLPEDDAKPQMRKTRANGRIGHHFEAKEQERRDFELAKKLQSELNGTARSRNSTASATSGYSLRSKRKSVERNTDPPVRRTTRRVNKTFC; encoded by the exons ATGCTCCTGGCCGGGCCGAGTCAGTCTTCATCGTACTCTTACGCTTCACCGCGTTTGAGCAACATTTCCTCCAGAACTAGTCTCAGCAGCAAGTCAACTTCAAATGAGAG TATTCCCATTTCATCTGCCTCCAGCCGTCTAATGAAATCATTCACAGTACATCTAAATCGCGGCACGGAATTGCTCAAGCAAACAGTCCAACGTGCCATTCTCTCCAAAGTCCCCACACCAAGCAAAGAACTCAGGACCGTTGCACCCACAAAATACCACAAAGATCCGGATCGCTATAGAACCAATACAGCCAGCACAGATAGTTTGGAAGCAGAATTCTGCCATTTTCGCCCCATCAGACCGTATCCGGTAAGCCTACAGGCAAACTG GCTCTACCGAAGACTGCCAAAGAGCCCACAGGCAGTGTACTACAGACCTAGAGCCAATGGGAAAGAAATCCCATTGATTCAGGTGGGAAAGAAGCCAGTTGTTCTGTCAAAAGGCCCTTCAGCATTCTGTTCTCTCTCCCCGCAACAACAACAACCTAATGCCAGAGAGACGTTCAAGGCTCCCGCGGGAGATGTTAAAACAAGACAAATGCGGAAGCGGAAGCTCCCGGAAGAGGAGAAACCCCCTCAAGCAGTATCAGCACCCAAGATGGTTCGTGTGACACGCAGTACAAGCCGTAAGAATCTTCCGGAAGACGATGCAAAGCCACAAATGCGGAAGACACGTGCCAATGGGCGGATTGGGCATCATTTTGAGGCAAAGGAGCAAGAGAGGAGAGACTTTGAGTTGGCCAAGAAGCTCCAGAGTGAGCTAAATGGTACAGCACGTTCCAGGAATTCCACAGCTTCCGCTACGAGTGGCTATTCGTTGCGCAGTAAGCGAAAATCCGTGGAGAGGAACACTGATCCACCCGTTAGGCGCACCACAAGACGCGTCAATAAgactttttgttaa
- the LOC129794762 gene encoding coiled-coil domain-containing protein 39: MENPIVIVLEKMGWDGTSIPVANEENRQLMEAINEMMREKEVKAIRVQDEDVRLKSLQNHFHSSEQEIVENLKLLNGQRIHLDNENHRLKLNENENSHLQGDLKTFYRDLGEVNERQEVTQKDIARMKRSIEHFDGQISWIKAALREWNEVTARGEATNKLIERYCKQDASRGNTLEAKRQLLQRSIVKQRERLVQCEEQQKSLENILERTAQLYQQGNAERRTLICTWKEACLQMSQREREIEEAERDLLYAREMTRKKEKRSEDLSNLLSSHGAKGYEIEQEIAELNAKISDDRSRLTNLTDALALKVSEMESLRKTLTSVGQELQRQRQKNRQWLNEKNSKENLLIEWQNIYEDLSKRHEAFRNKKYNADDRLKQLEELIEVEERNIKILTGETNKLTSAIFKAHQHLSELQNEEKLRDMEIQGLESTIKRMRAFAGKQSTEIGRQTVILYHLDFEIQQTLSRIDNISGRSVELDTDCVEKLEEHEKILARKRKTLLMLQSQINSIEESRKRLDYVFNCDAQELERLTNRLKEMQLRCESGEKKVRQQTVANQEKLVEQSILKMKTQQFERQLENQSERKFNFEKHRLELEMAIDQRFLDIEAHRKVLWAKRKHLGDERQHLRAEVGDRSVKIESLKKRYELIEDVLRRNEDGSAMSPIQIRIRAAQEKQILLKEGNELNTKVLKAEADIKAMENTVRLVNLANENYKRNFVTVEEDSPFVQELENLQATYFQAVRKLKNLRGNLAFKADQLTTLTEQKEHLEREMEEVGRTKGDRNDVLMKIHKELMEQKVKLHRAEREMKQAYKAAKLKINDSDFLAIQERDFTARELEEQNSSALQQLADIVEANPGLGPAVSKYLLDKGLSMPTSRAKSQTSWKSDRSDNIDYRSSPHVTKPTSIGSPGSSISGKSGTGGPAIVMIDFPEKPSASAKTVSRKSSSKCSAQSRTQN; encoded by the exons ATGGAGAATCCAATTGTGATTGTGCTTGAGAAGATGGGCTGGGACGGAACCAGTATCCCCGTGGCCAATGAAGAGAATCGTCAACTAATGGAGGCAATCAACGAGATGATGCGTGAGAAGGAAGTTAAAGCAATACGCGTGCAGGATGAGGATGTTCGCCTGAAGAGCCtccaaaatcattttcacagcTCCGAGCAGGAAATTGTTGAGAATTTA AAACTCCTCAATGGCCAGAGGATCCATCTTGACAATGAGAATCACAGACTGAAGTTGAATGAGAATGAGAATAGTCACCTCCAGGGAGACTTAAAAACCTTCTACAGGGATCTGGGTGAAGTAAATGAACGCCAGGAAGTCACCCAGAAGGACATTGCACGAATGAAGCGAAGCATTGAACATTTTGACGGACAAATCTCGTGGATTAAGGCAGCTCTCCGGGAATGGAATGAAGTCACAGCACGAGGAGAGGCAACAAATAAGCTAATAGAGCGCTACTGCAAACAAGATGCATCCCGTGGGAATACCCTGGAGGCCAAAAGGCAGCTCCTTCAGCGAAGTATCGTGAAGCAACGAGAACGTCTCGTTCAGTGTGAGGAACAACAGAAATCCCTGGAAAATATTCTCGAGAGAACAGCTCAGCTCTATCAGCAGGGTAATGCCGAGAGAAGGACGCTCATTTGCACGTGGAAGGAAGCATGCTTGCAGATGAGTCAGAGGGAGAGGGAGATTGAGGAAGCAGAGCGAGATTTGCTCTATGCCCGAGAAATGACacgaaaaaaggaaaagcgcTCAGAGGATCTGTCCAATCTCCTCAGCAGTCACGGAGCGAAAGGCTATGAGATTGAGCAGGAAATTGCTGAGCTCAATGCCAAGATATCCGACGACAGGAGCCGCCTGACCAACCTCACAGACGCCCTAGCGCTGAAAGTGAGTGAAATGGAAAGCCTCCGGAAGACCCTGACATCAGTTGGGCAGGAATTGCAGAGGCAGCGTCAGAAGAATCGACAGTGgttgaatgagaaaaactcCAAGGAGAATCTCCTGATTGAATGGCAAAACATCTATGAGGATCTCTCGAAGCGTCATGAAGCATTCCGGAATAAGAAATACAACGCTGATGATAGATTGAAGCAACTGGAGGAACTCATTGAGGTGGAGGAGAGAAACATAAAGATCCTCACGggagaaacgaataaactcacTTCGGCCATCTTCAAAGCCCATCAGCATCTCAGTGAGCTCCAGAATGAGGAGAAATTGCGCGATATGGAGATTCAGGGACTCGAGAGTACCATAAAACGGATGCGCGCTTTTGCCGGGAAGCAATCCACAGAGATTGGCCGTCAAACAGTCATCCTGTACCACCTGGACTTTGAGATTCAGCAAACTCTCTCACGTATTGACAACATAAGTGGAAGAAGTGTCGAACTGGACACGGATTGTGTGGAGAAGCTGGAGGAACATGAAAAAATCCTGGCAAGGAAGCGCAAAACCCTTCTCATGCTACAATCACAGATCAATAGCATCGAGGAGAGTCGCAAGAGACTGGATTATGTCTTCAATTGTGACGCCCAGGAGTTGGAAAGGCTCACAAATCGCCTGAAAGAGATGCAGCTGCGATGCGAGAGTGGTGAGAAGAAAGTCCGCCAGCAGACAGTTGCAAATCAGGAGAAACTCGTAGAGCAGAGCATACTGAAGATGAAAACCCAGCAATTTGAGCGTCAGCTTGAGAATCAATCTgagaggaaatttaatttcgaGAAGCATCGCCTGGAGTTGGAAATGGCCATTGATCAGCGCTTCCTGGACATTGAGGCACACCGAAAAGTCCTTTGGGCAAAGCGAAAGCACCTCGGGGATGAACGACAGCACCTCAGGGCTGAAGTTGGGGATAGAAGCGTGAAGATTGAGAGCTTGAAGAAGAGATATGAACTCATTGAGGACGTTCTCAGGCGCAATGAAGATGGAAGTGCCATGAGTCCCATTCAAATTCGCATCAGGGCTGCCCAGGAGAAGCAAATCCTCCTCAAGGAGGGCAATGAGCTCAATACTAAAGTCCTCAAAGCTGAGGCAGACATCAAGGCAATGGAAAATACAGTGCGGCTCGTGAATCTGGCCAATGAGAACTACAAAAGGAACTTTGTCACCGTTGAGGAAGACAGTCCTTTTGTGCAGGAGCTGGAAAATCTCCAAGCAACATACTTCCAAGCTGTGCGGAAGCTTAAGAATCTCCGAGGGAATTTGGCATTTAAAGCTGACCAGCTAACAACACTCACAGAGCAGAAGGAGCACCTGGAGCGAGAAATGGAGGAAGTCGGGCGTACGAAAGGGGACAGAAATGATGTACTCATGAAGATTCACAAGGAACTCATGGAGCAGAAAGTTAAGCTTCACCGGGCAGAGAGGGAGATGAAGCAGGCCTACAAAGCAGCCAAGCTGAAGATTAATGACTCAGACTTCCTGGCTATTCAAGAG AGGGACTTCACAGCTAGAGAACTGGAGGAGCAGAATTCTTCAGCTCTCCAGCAACTGGCTGACATTGTGGAGGCAAATCCAGGATTAGGTCCAGCTGTTTCAAAATATCTCCTGGACAAGGGCCTCTCAATGCCCACAAGTCGCGCTAAAAG TCAAACATCGTGGAAGAGTGATCGTTCGGATAATATTGACTACCGCAGCTCACCGCATGTAACAAAACCAACTTCCATTGGCTCTCCGGGATCATCCATCTCCGGCAAAAGTGGCACAGGAGGGCCAGCAATTGTCATGATtgatttcccggaaaaacCGAGTGCTTCCGCAAAGACTGTCTCAAGGAAATCTTCCTCAAAATGTTCAGCCCAGTCGAGGACAcagaattaa